The genomic stretch AATTGCATTGGAAAAGCATCGGCAGCGAGACCAGTTACTTCAAACTGAAAATGAAATGTTGAAGGTTGCAATATTATCTATTTTGGAAAAGATATGGTTCTTGTTAAgagtggaatttttttttttggccttttggttTTGTGGCCTTACTACTCCCTTTAATCTATGTAGGTGGAGAATGTAAATCATAAGCAGAAGGTGATGGAACTTGAAGGGGAAGTAAAGAAGCTATCTGGGCAGCAAAACCTCCAGCAGCGCATTCATCATCATGCAAAAATCAAGGCAAGAAATTGTCAATTACTTCAAATTCAGTTCTATCAAGTTCTGCAGGTTTAGAACCTTCTGTGGCCATCCATGCCTGTTGTTGAACCACTTGAACGTCATGGAAACATGTACACGTCCCTCTTTCTGATTCAAATCAATGTTGTTGTGGGATTTCAATAATGCAACAGGATGAAAACAACATGCTAAAAATTCAGAATGAAGACCTTAGTGCCAAGCTGCGGCGAACAGAGGTTATTCTCTCACGTGTCAAGGAAGAGCTTGCTCACTTCCGCGCTTCCATAGGAAAGAATCCCTATACTAATTATGATGAGGAGCAACGTTTGAGTATCAAACTGAAGGTTAGTAAACATGCACACTCAACACACCCAGAGAAAGAGATATGTGGGTATGCTTAGCTTAACCAGTACCTAGAGTTGAAAGGCTTAACAGTCAACTGGATTTGCCGCAGGAAACTGAGGAGGAGAAGGTGCAGTTAGCACATAAGTTATTGGGCTTGTGTACCAGTGTTCTAAAGGTCTGTGAGAAGTGATTCGCTAATTTTTTCTTCTCAGCAATGAAAGGGATGGACCAAAGATTTAGTTGCTAACACATTCTGgaattattatcttatttattcTTAACTTTCAGGTAGCTGGAATAAGAAAACGAGCACCCAATATTAGCCCTGAAGAGGCCTTGGAGCAGCTCAAAAATAGATTTTCTTCACTGGAAAGAGAATTGCAAGAGTTGAAGTATAAGGTAAACAGAATACATACATTTGGTTTTCTAATTCAATTGGTTTCTAAaaagaacacacacacacacacacacacatatatatatatatatatatatatatatatattgttgcaGTTTTAAGTACTTTGCAAGTGATATGTATAGGATAATAAATATGCAGGAACTAATAAAAACATGTAaccattatattttctttctacaGAACAGAATTAGCCATGAAAAAATTCGATTGACTGAGCTCATGCCACAATCTTCACCAATAAACTCAAGGACAGATGAGAATTGTCAAACTCCTAGAAGGCAATCCCAATCTGCATTTCTTTCTGCTTTAGATCGATAAGCAATTAAGCATGCATGATGGGGGTGAGGTAATTGGGGAGCTGTGGTTAGCTTCTTGCTAATTATCATATTATTCTTTGTATGTATATCTTTTGATCGGCCTGTTTGAAGCTgtatattaattgttttgtagtggtgtaaatattctcataatacccgtataattttaatttaatgaaaatcaGTATATTGTTTACCATTTTGTATTTGCTGGTTGAACAATTTAATCAAATGAGCCAAATTCTTTTGTACTTGTGTAACTGCCcccattaaaattaaatctgtATTAATAGTTCACTTCCAACTTGCAAATGGTTGGACTAAGCCATTTGCAAGAACTATGTTAATAGTTCTGGTAATATGGACCTCCCTGGCTGCTGACTAAGCCCAGTGGTAACAAAAGTGAAAGACCTTATGGTTTTGCTGTGATACAAAGTTTGATGGAGAGATGCTTTCTGCATGTCCCATTGGGTGCAATGTTTGTCCCAAGGCAAGgctataccatatatatataatagccgaAACCCCGCCTAGAATTGCCTATAATTGTGACATGTGGTGTgaatttatactttttatttttaaatgataaatcGGTTTGtttactcataattttaataattgaaccctTCAAAGAGTGAACCGTGAGATTGaattagtttttaataattttattaataccttatgatctctctctttattaACACACggtttttccttttatttttaccagtttttaataatttccttcttctatttttgttaataaattaagtgtATAAATGTTTTATGATGTATGTCTTTATTAACtcacgtttctctctctcactttaaATATGAATGTTAATTCGTTtaggtttcttaaaaaaaaaaaaaaattagggtttagggaatattttaaatacctcatctctttctttttccctctccacgtctctctccctctctctttcctctGCGTCTCTCACTTTCTCTCAGTTTTGTTTCTGCTATAAGCCTACAATAATAATATCACAATAATGGGTTTTCTTCagtttaatgttttaattttttttttttttaatttccagTGAGAATAGTTGTATACGCGCCTAAAATATTCTTGTAACTTAAACCCAAAAAGATAATCatgctaataatatatataaatttttcttttgtatgtcTGCACAAGATATAAAAAGATATTCAAATTAGTAATCTCCCCTTTATTCGGCATGGTCTAGCCTattaatattcttaaaaatgaTATCAGCAACATTATCTTCAACATTGTCAACTAAAATCGTCATTCCACGTTGCTTTCATTCAATGGTTTTTCTACGCATTTTTGCTtaaccccaagggccaaaagcAAAACCACtttcaaagatatatatatatatatatatatatatatatatgagtgaaGATAGAGAGAACAGACATTATGCACGcctgtgtttttttaatattttttaatattaaaataatatattttaatattataattaaaaaaatatattaaaaaatattaaaaaacacaggcgtgatatatatatataaaagcaaccCTTCACTACTGAGTCTACTTCCaaaggtttattttattttattatattttatattttatatttttactatttttaccACTTCCAGATTTTCTAGGGCTTTGCCGTTGGTCTTCTTTAATTGTTCTCTCCGCTTTTACTAACCCAAAAGTACAGTTTATTCTCTCCCAAATCAAACGCTACTCTTCAAATTATTAAGCATCAAATTCTAGGCATCCCATAAAGGTAAAATCTATTTATCCCCACATTTCCGTACATATAtgcatgtgtatatatatgtatatctgTGTTGTGATTAAGATTGTAGGAGCTTGTTTTCTGATTTTGGCCCTCGCTGTTTCGGACAGAAAATGAGCACTGCAACCTTCGGTTCGATTTGTTTTGACACTGGGTGCTTTTGGAAGGTTTGTACAGCTTTCTGTTTGTTTCCCGGGATAATGTAGTAAGAGAAACGAAAATAAATGTTCTAGCTGTTGTTTGAATATCGAAGTACAATGAAGTGATCCCGATACATGCATGTGGcttatataagtcaatttttaattttaggtacgaaaaaatggaaattttgttcctttttcttttatccatTTTCTCGGCAGCCAAACCTgggaaaaatgttaaattctGTTTTTACGACCTGGGTTTCAGTCTATTACTTGGAAAGTTAATATCTTTGAGAAATTATGGAGTTTGAAGGTTGGGAACTtgaatttgtgttttttaacGTATGCTATTGAAATGCAGGATGGATCAAAGATTTCAAAGGTTAACAAGCCAAAAGAAGGGAAGATGTTTGTTAAATGTGCTGTGACAAAAACGCAGAAGCCAAACAAGGAAGTTCGGATTGGTGTTCTTGGAGCCAGTGGTTACACTGGTTCTGAGGTATAGTGTTTCACTCACCTCCTCCTAGACATATTTATGCTGGctcttttgttattttctgtGTCTATGTTATGTCTGTTATGGAGCTAGTTGAAGCTAAAACAGTCAACTTGAAATTATGCTATTGGAGTAAATGAGAGGCTGACCCAGGAGCTTGCTCTTTAATAGTTTTGACTAATGTATGCTgctaatttaatatttaattttggaaGTGTAAGGCCACTGCATAAGCTTTagtggctctctctctctctctttctcggcATTTATAAGGAAAAGGCAAGTACATACTTCTAATGAAAGATGATATTGATTTATATCAAACTAAATTGTTTAAACATAATCTATTCTGCTAACACAAATAATCATCAAGAAGGAACTTCTGAATTCTTTAAAAAAGATATTACAAAAgtgggagaatttttttttttggcagaatTAACAAATTTACCTCATAATTTGGATGCCTGTATTTGAGATGGGTTAAACAATTTCATAATGTGACTTTAGCCGTTTCCTACTTGTTTTCACTTTGGCAAAATTGAATGATCCTTTTTTCACAGATTGTTCGCTTGTTGGCAAACCATCCGCACTTTGGTATCACTCTGATGACCGCTGACAAAAAAGCTGGCCAATCGATTGGATCAGCATTCCCTCATTTAGTCACACAAGTAAGACTCTTTCTGTAACTGCTCAAAATACATCTTTTGTGTATTTCATGTGGTATGATTGCATTCAGTACCTTTGAGGCTGTAAGTTGGATAATGGAGATTCAAAATAATTTGATGAGAGTGTTTCCTTAATGGCATGGTTTTCAATTCTTTGTCAGGGAAGTACAGTACTTACCTTCCTCTATGTTTGCAGGATTTACCAGATATGGTTTCTGTCAAGGATGCCAACTTTTCTGATGTGGATGCTGTATTTTGTTGTTTGCCACATGGGACCACTCAGGTTTCTTTTAATCCCTTTTCATTGGTTGTTCAACAACCTTGATGAGGgtttttgaaatggaaatgtaTTTCTTAGTCTTAAATCTCTTTTTTACTAATTTGTATGATCATCTGTTAATTCACAGGAAATCATAAAAGCCCTTCCCAAGGGTTTGAAGATTGTTGATCTTTCTGCAGTAAGCATTGCATTGGCACTATTTATTCCCTCATTGTCATAGTTGTGTTTAGATGCATCCCATCCCATGGTGAATTCAGAACTGGCTGTTTTGCTTGTGTGAAAGTCTTACATTATGATACCACAGGACTTTCGGCTCCAAAATATATCTGAATATGAAGAATGGTATGGTCAGGCACACAGAGCACCAGATTTGCAGGTAGTGACAGTGTTCTTCTATGTATTTTAAACCTGCCACTCAAAATTAGTGTTGAGATTTTTTGTACCCctggattttttttccttcttcgtGAATGTGATGCATATGAGGGCTGTTCAGTGATGCAAGAATGTGaatcacttttctctctcttcaattGTACTTGGAAGCCCGGAGCTTAGGTGTCAAAATTAAACTTGTGATTGTACAAATGTTGTTTTCTTAAATTTGGAGGTACTTGTCTTTGACTTGCTTTACCTTATGTTGAATATTGGATGCTGGTCAAGAGAAGTTTGGCTGGTGGTTTTGATTCTCCAGCTCTGTGATATTGAATATTGATAAAAACAGCCTCCTACTTATGGTTTTTCCATACTTGCCGgttcaatatttgtttttgtgtatgTACATTATTCTAATGAGCTATTTGCAGTGAAGGAGGATGGTCATTCGTAGAATATCTGATCACCCTCTATTGAAAATCTTTTTCTCAACATGAAGTGGGCACTTCTTCAtcctcaattttcttttgaactaaattaaaatcacaGAGGATTCCTCTTGACATAGTTGCCTTCCAAATTTTAACTAACGGGCATGATTAATCTTTTTTCATTAAGTcatccgttttttttttttcttttgttgtttgcaAAGGGTATCAGAACATTAAACTCTTGCATCGTCattcttgatttattttatttttttactcattgCTTTATTCTTCATGTAAATGTAAATGATTAATGCATTGCCTGGATGCAGAAAGAAGCTGTATATGGTTTGACAGAGCTTTTGAGAGAGGAGGTCAAAAGTGCACGTCTAGTTGCTAATCCTGGCTGTTATCCAACATCCGTTCAGCTTCCTCTTGTTCCCTTGATTAAGGTTTGTGTTCATTATTCTGTGTTTACTCCATGTTGTGTGTTGGATGGATCATTGTGTTCTTTGGTGATGGTTAAAATTATGTGCAGTACTTTGATAAGTGTATGCTGAGGTTATTTTAACTGACAAATACATCAGCAACATGTGAGAATTGTACTTGATATTAGCTGCTCGAAATTAAGACTTAAGAATGTATCTCAGAGACAATTGAATTTATACACAGGTTGTAGATATGCTTAGATGTTTCTATGATAACAAGGGAAG from Corylus avellana chromosome ca1, CavTom2PMs-1.0 encodes the following:
- the LOC132161890 gene encoding probable N-acetyl-gamma-glutamyl-phosphate reductase, chloroplastic isoform X3 encodes the protein MSTATFGSICFDTGCFWKDGSKISKVNKPKEGKMFVKCAVTKTQKPNKEVRIGVLGASGYTGSEIVRLLANHPHFGITLMTADKKAGQSIGSAFPHLVTQDLPDMVSVKDANFSDVDAVFCCLPHGTTQEIIKALPKGLKIVDLSADFRLQNISEYEEWYGQAHRAPDLQKEAVYGLTELLREEVKSARLVANPGCYPTSVQLPLVPLIKANLIEFRNIIIDAKSGVSGAGRGAKEANLYTEISEGIYSYGITRHRHVPEIEQGLSEAANSKITISFTPHLMPMNRGMQSTIYVEMAPGVTIDDLYHQLKISYEGSSSAKFMQIDNLVKGASGQALQNLNVMMGYPENTGLLYLPLFP
- the LOC132161890 gene encoding probable N-acetyl-gamma-glutamyl-phosphate reductase, chloroplastic isoform X1 — its product is MSTATFGSICFDTGCFWKDGSKISKVNKPKEGKMFVKCAVTKTQKPNKEVRIGVLGASGYTGSEIVRLLANHPHFGITLMTADKKAGQSIGSAFPHLVTQDLPDMVSVKDANFSDVDAVFCCLPHGTTQEIIKALPKGLKIVDLSADFRLQNISEYEEWYGQAHRAPDLQKEAVYGLTELLREEVKSARLVANPGCYPTSVQLPLVPLIKANLIEFRNIIIDAKSGVSGAGRGAKEANLYTEISEGIYSYGITRHRHVPEIEQGLSEAANSKITISFTPHLMPMNRGMQSTIYVEMAPGVTIDDLYHQLKISYEDEEFVVLLERGVVPRTHNVRGSNYCLMNVFPDRIPGRAIIVSVIDNLVKGASGQALQNLNVMMGYPENTGLLYLPLFP